AACAGCGGCTGTAATAAGGCGCGATTTAAGCAGTTTACGACGTTTTTCGGGGGTATCGGTTGGTGCATCGGGGCGCATAAACCATACTGCAAATACGGGGTTTATTATGTAGGCTACAACCAACGAGGCTAATAGGGTTAAAATAAGTGTTATGGGCAGGTAAAACATAAATTTACCCACAATGCCCTGCCAAAATGTCAAAGGTATAAAGGGCGCCAAAGTTGTTAAAGTTCCGGCTAAAACGGGTACAAACACCTCTCCGGCGGCTTGTTTAGCAGCTTCTTTAATGGGCACTTCGCCGTGGTTGTATATCCGGTAAGTATTTTCAATTACAACAATTGCATCGTCAACAATTATGCCTAAGGCAAACAGCAAGCCAAACATAACAATCATGTTTAGCTCAAAATCAATAAAGGGCATAATCATAAAGGCTACAAAGCAACTCAACGGTACCGATAAGGCTACAAAAAATGCGTTGGTTACACCCATAAAGAACATTAGCACCAAAACAACTAAAATAAATCCAATTATAATGGAGTTGTTAAGGTCGTGTAAGGTGGTACGAGTATTTTTAGACATGTCGCCGCTAATGCTTACATCTAAACTTTTTGGAAACTCTTCAGTTTTAAGTTTTTCAATAATTAGGCGTATTTTGTCGCTGGCATCAATTAAGTTTTCTCCACTTCGTTTAATTACACTAAGCGTAATTACGTTTTTTCCATTGTAACGGGCATAGCTTTCTTTTTCTTTGTAAGTATCTTTTATTTCGGCTATATCTTTTAGGTGCACAACGCCTCCGGCAGTTGTTTTGATAACAATATCATTTAGTATATCGGCGTTTTTAAATTGTCCTTTAACCTGTAGTGCGCGTTTCATATTGTCAACGTTCACTAAACCACCCGATATGGTCATATTTTCGAAGGCTACTGCTCGTTCAATATCGCTAAATGCAACCGAAGCGGCCTGCATTTTAAACATATCAACGTTAATTTGAATTTCGCGGTCTAAGGCACCGGCCATATCGGCGCGGGTAATTTCACGTAATCCCTCGATTTCGTCTTGTAGGCGGTCGGCGTATTTTTTAAGTTTGTTCAGGTCAAAATCGCCCGATACGTTTACGCTCATAATGGGCATTTCAGAGAAGTCAACTTCCAAAACATTTGGAGGGCTTGGTAGGTCATTGGGTAGGTCGGTTTTCGATTTGTCAACGGCATCTTTTACTTTTTGTTTGGCATCTGCTACGTCCACATCGGTATTAAACTCGATGGTAACAATTGAAAAGTCCTGAATAGAATTTGAAGTAATTTTTTTAACTCCTGATAAAGATTTGAGTTGCTTTTCGATGGGACGCGTAACCAAGTTTTCCATGTCGGCGGGCGACGTGCCGGGGTAAATGGTGCTAATTACCATTGTAGGAATTACAATATCGGGAAATTGGTTTTTTGGCAAACTGGTATAATTCATTAAACCAAAAGCAGTTACTAGCAAGGTAATAATTAATATACTTGTACTATTGTTAATGCTCCAGTTTGTAGGCCCGAAGGTTTTATGGTTAAGATTTTTAAGTATTTTATTCATAATTGGGCAAAGAATAATAAAGAAAAGCTAATTTTAAAAGCGTTATCAGCAAAGAATTTACTTCTTGAGATGAGCTAGGATGTCGGATAATGTTTAAAGGATACAGATTATAGATTTAATCCTACGAGGCATTAAATTATGGGGTTGTTTGTACGGATGAAATGAGCAAATCAGTTTAGAATAAGCTAAGGAAACTAAATCAAACTTTCTATTTTCTTGAAATTAAAATTTAATTGTCTGCCCATTTACTAAATCTTGGTAGCCGTTGGTAATAATTTTTTCGCCAGTTTTTAATCCGGATAAAATTTCAGCACCACTGCCATAAATTTTGCCGGTGGTAACAATACGTTTATGGGCAACCGAGTTGCCATTTGTGTCTTTATCGGCAACAAATACATAATCACCTTCTTCGCTGTTTTGAATTACGTTTACTGGCACAACCAAGGCATTGCCCGCCATATAATTTTTTAGTTTTACGTTGGCAATCATATTAGGTCTAGCGTCTGTATTTGCGGGCAGGCGTATTTCGGCTTGGAAAGTGCGGTTTAGGTTGTTTATTATATTGCTTTTTGCTTTTACACTGGCGTTAACGCTTTTATTTAAATCCGGAAAAATGACTTCAACGGCGTCTCCTGTTTTAATATCTTTGTAATAGGACTCGGCAATATCAACCAATACGCGCAAATTGCTAAGGCTTACTACCCTAAAAGCGGGCATACCTACTGCAATACCTTCGCCGGGTTTTATATTTACCTCATCAACTGTACCTGCTAAGGGCGAATAAACTTTGTACAACTCGCTTTGTTGATTTAATGTTGCCAATTTTTTTTCAAGGCTTTCAACTTGGTTTTTTGCTTGCAGGTATTGCACTTCAGTGCCAATTTGTTTATCCCACAGCCCTTTTTGTTTGTCGTAAATGGTGCGGGCAAAATCGAGGCTGTTTTGCAGTTCTTGAACACTTTGCTGAAAAACGGCATCATCTAAAGTGGCTAATAGGGTGCCTTTTTTTACTTGTTGGCCTTTTACTACAAATACTGCGGTAATAATTCCGGGCATTTTAGTGCTAACGCCTATATTATCAAGGGCATCAACTTTACCTTGTATTTCTAAAAAATGCGAAAAAGAGGTAGGTTTAATTTCCGATAGGGCAACAGGGGTTTCTCTATGGCTTTGTTTGTTGGAAGTATCGCCGGCTTTTACGCCTAATTCGTTTTGAAGGGTGGTAATTTGTTGATTTAACTTAGTTTGCTCGGCTTGTAAATCTGCTAATTGCTGCGTTTTGTCACTTGGTGCCTTTGTGCTGCAAGCTGACAGTAGTAATATGAAGAAAGATAAAACGGTTAAATGTTTCATTATAAATATTGGTTGTTAATTACGTTGAATGGATAATTATTTGATTGCGTAGGACAAAAGATTAATTATTTAAATGTTTGTTGGTTGATTTGGGTTAACAATTTGAATATTTAAGTTTTTAATTGGAAGTTCAGTTAAGGAGGTAGGTTTGTTTTTTTCCGGATGGAATATTAATAGTTGTCAATTGTTACCGTCCTACTGCTTTATCTAAAGCTGCTTTTGCTGCTACTAAGTCGTAAAGTGCTTTTATGTAGAGGCCCTGCGTTTCGTACAGTTTTGCTTCGGCATTAATAATTTCGAGGCTTGAGCCTATGCCGGCCTTATATTTTTCGAGCGTTACGTTATAAATTTTTTCGGCTAGTTTTATATTGTCGCGTTGGCTGTTTAGGCTTTCGTAGGCACTTAGGTATTTTGTTTGTGCTTGTTTTATTTGAAGCCAAACGCCTCGTTTAAACAATTCTTCTTGTTTGAAAGCTTGTTTTTGCAAAATAACTCTTTGTTGAATCTGTGCTTTTTTTTGAAAACCATCAAAAATTGGAACTGATGCTTGGAGGCCTAAAACGCTTGAGGGTAACCATCGCTCTGATTTAAATAGATTTAGATTGTCGCCTTGGTATGATAAATTTCCGGATGCAAAACCAACAACTGAGGGCAGATATTTGGCTTTTATCTGCTTGATGTCTAAATCGCGAAAGGTGTTTTGTATTTGCAGTAGCGGCATTTCTTTGCGTTTGCTTAAGGATTCGGCATAAAGGGCATTAAAATCAACAGCTATTTGTTGCTCTGCATTGGCTAAATAGTTACTTAGTTTTTCGGTTAGGTACAGCGGTTGAGTTGCATCCATACCAATTGTAAATCTTAGCGCATCGAGGGCAATTTGATAGCTGCGTTCTAATTGTAAGACCTGTGTTTGCAGGTTTGCTTTTGATAGGGTTAAGCGGTCAACTTCAATTTGTTCGGCAAATCCGGCTTTTACAAACTCGCTTGTTTCGTTTAAAACACGGCTTAAAACTTGCACATTTTTATTCAGCAAATCAATATTTTCTTGTAAAAGTAAAGCGCCAAAATAAGCATCAGTTATAGTAGCTTTTAGTTCGTATTCGTTCTGTTCGGCGCTTAATTTTGCCTGGTCAATAAACAAATTTGCTGCTTCTAAGCCCAATGTATAGGCACCGTCAAAAAACAATTGTGTTGCTTCGAGGCCAAAGCCAATATTGTTTTTTGTGCCAAATTTTAATTTCATAAATTCGGGTTTTTCTTCTGAAGGGGTTTGCGCTATAAAAAGCGTGTCGCCGTTTGCTAAGGGCAAAATTGGCGGAAACCCAAATGCGTCTGCCGGCACTAACGAGGAGGGTAAAATTGCATTGAAATTGTAATTTGCCGAGGCTTTTACCTGCGGCAAACCTATAGATTTAACTTCGCGCACTTGGCCACGTGCGGCATCTACGCGCATCCACGAAATTTGGTTGTTTAAATTGTTTTTGACGGCAAAAGCATGTGCCTCGGCTAAGCTTAGTTTTACAGTGTCTGAAGAGACAGTATTCTGTGCTTGTACGGCAATAAATTGTAAGGGTAAAAACAGTAAAATGAATATTAAAAAACGATTCATATATATTATATTTTATTTAATTTTCAACTTTTATGCAAAGCATATTTTAGTATTGTTAAATAATTGGTCGAAGTTTTTGTTTAAATATTTTACTCCTTCTGTGCTGGCAATACCAAATAAATGATATTTTAGCATTTGGGTATAAAGGGTAGTTAGCTGATGGTTTTGTTTGATAAATTCAGTGTTTGTAATTAATACCGTGCTATTGGCTAAATAGAGTTGGGTAATAATGTCAGCCTGAATGTCTTGGCGGTATAATCCTTCAGAGATGCCTTTGCTTATATTATCCGAAATAATTTTGGGCACAAATTCTGTTCTGTGTTTTTCTAAAAGTTGCCAAATTTCGGGGTAAAATTTTCGAAGCTCAAATACTAAGTTAAAATTTATGGTAGTTAATTGTCTGTAAACATGATTGGCAATGTACAACATTTGGGCAATGGCGTTTTGATTTTGGTGTTCAATTAAAGCAATACAGCTGCTATGGTCGTTTTGTATGTGTTTGGTAACACCTTTGCAAATTAAATCGGCTTTGTTTTCAACAAATTGATAAATCGTTTTTTTTGATATGCCCATTTCACGGGCAATATCGTCCATGGTAACATTGCGGATACCAAAACGCAAAAACAGCAATTGCGAGACGGTAAGTAGTTTGTCTAAGGCGGTATCCATAAACTGATTTTTTAAATAGGGCGCAAAATTACAAAAAAATAAACTTTAGAAACTATTAAATAGTTCAAAGTTTCCAAAGTTTTTTTTTAAATGAAAATAATTTTTTAAGACCACCATCGAGATTGTCCGGAATTGTTTCGGTTCAAATATTGGCTTACTTTTAAGATTGAGTTTTATTTGAACGTAAATAATTAGCAAAAAAAAATAGGCCGTATTATCTGATTTAGTGACAAATTGTAAAACAATAGTCTGAAAAACACGTTATTATGTATGTTTTAATTTTTTTGGAAATAATTTTTTAATAAACTAACAACTACCTTTTTTATGCGTAAAGCCGACCTAATACAAATTATTGCCGAGCGCACAGGCGTGCCCAGAGTTGACGTTTTGGTTACTGTAGAGCAATTTTTAAAAGAAATTAAAGATAACCTTTCGAAAGGCGAAAATGTCTATATCCGAGGTTTTGGAAGTTTTGTTACAAAAAAACGGGCTAAAAAAGTTGGACGAAATATTAAAGAAGGCGTGTCTGTTGACATCCCCGAACAAACCATGCCTGTTTTTAAACCGGCACAACAGTTTATAAATGTTGTTCAAGGGGTAGTTTCAAACACCACCGATACCGATAGCGACGACGATTAGTTAAACTTGTTTTTATAAAAAACTATTTTACTGTTTCGGCTGTTTTTTACAAGAGTGCATGACCTGATTTTTTTTAGGTTTTGTACTTTTATTTTTTTAGTGAATTTCGTTGTTCACTTGTTTTTAGCATTTTTTAATACATATGCTCGCTACTCCTCAAACAACCGATACGGTTTTTATGCTTAGACCGGCTCATTTTGGTTTAAATCATCAAACAATTGCTACTAATGTTTTTCAGCCGCAAACCAAAAACAATATTTTATCGCCAATAACTACTCAAAAAATTGCACAGCAAGCCTTAGTTGAGTTTGATAATTTTGTTTCGGAACTTAAAAATGTAGGCATAAATGTATTAGTCATCAATGACTCAGATAACCCTGTTTGCCCCGATGCTGTTTTTCCGAACAATTGGATTTCCTTTCACAAACAAGGCCGGGCTATATTATACCCTCTGCTTGCGCCCAACAGACGCGCCGAACGATGCCCTGATTTTATAACCCAAATAGGCAGCAAACTAAGCAATATTACCTACAAAACCATTGATTTTTCGTATTTAGAGGGCGAAGAAATTTTTTTAGAAGGCACGGGTAGTTTGGTGCTCGACCATACACACAAAATTGCACTGGCAAATATTTCGGAACGAACAACGCTAAAAGCAGTACATTTGTGGTGCGAGCAAATGCAATACACATCTTTGTGTTTTAATGCTTTAACAAAAGACAACCAACCAATTTATCATACGAACGTAATAACATGTATAGGTAATAATTTTATTGTTTTTTGTTTAGAGGTGATCAAAAATCCGGATGAAAAAGCGGCTATTGTGCAATATATCGGGCAAACAAATCGCCGGTTAATTGAAATATCAGAAGAACAAATGTTTAAATTTGCCGGAAATATGCTCCAACTACACAACAAATTTGCCGAAAATGTGCTGGTTTGTTCAAAAGCAGCCTGGCAAAGTTTAAATGCCAACCAACAACAACAACTTAAAACACTTAATAAACACCTTGTTTTGCCCAATTTAGAAACGATTGAACACTACGGCGGCGGTAGTGCGCGTTGTATGTTGGCCGAAGTTTTCTATTAATTTACCCGTACCTATTGATATTACTTACTTAACTATGATTGCGGTAAAACACTTGCCCATATTGACTTTCTTGCTTCTAATAGTTTTTTTTAGCCAGTGCACAGGAAGTAAAAAAACGGCTGCTTCGGCAGGGCGAGCGTTAAGCATAAATGCTGTGCTGAAAGATTTTATTTTTACCGATTCGGGAGGCGTGGTGTTCAGACCTGCTAAAATTGCACAATTTAGTAATGCTTACCATCATTTTTATGTTGGCATAGTTAATAGGGTAGGGGGCGAGGCCTTTTTTGTGCTGCCAAACATAGCCGATACAATGATATACAACCCCCATGTTTGCTCGGCCATAAGCAGTACTTACCCCAATATTTTTAAGGTAGATGAACAATACTACGAACTAAAAAAACACTCGAACAAGCAAATAAATATTGAGTTGCTAAAACTGCAAAATAACAATATTTATCCGGAGGCTACCGCCCAATGTTTCACGAAATTGCCTCAAAATATACAGTTTACCCTCTTAGATAACTCAATTATAGATGCCTCGGCTATTTCAAAATCAAAAAAATACACCTATGTTGATGTTTGGGGTACCTGGTGCATAGGCTGTTTACAAGAGATTCCTTATTTAGCGCAACTGCACCAAAATTATAGCCATAAAGTACAAATTCTAAGCCTTTCGTACAACGACGAACGCGAAAAATTAGAAGAGTTTATAAAACGCAAACGAATGATTTGGACACAAGGATTAAGCAGCGTCGAACTTAACAACCAACTGCTTACCGCTTCTTTTCCGTATGGTTTGTTGCTTTCGCCAACTGGCAAGGTGGTATTATTCGATACAAATGCCAAAAGCGTTTTAGACTATTTTGATAAAAACTAATATCCAGCGCTGTCGTATCTTTGCACGTCAATGTTAAACCGATTGGTTGTTATGAAAAAATTTAGCCTTAAAAATTATAGCCCCAACAATGCCCTTATTATAATGGGATGGGCAACTTTAATAGGTTTTTCCTTGCTCGGATTGGGTTTAATTTATTGGGTTCAGGCCGAATCATTAAGCCGGGTTTTTTTATCCGGAAAGCCACTTTACCTGCAAATTCTTGTTGGTGTTGGTTTGGGTTTGCTTTTTGGTTTAATTGCCAGCTTGGGTGCCAAAAAAGGTGTTTTTGAAAAAACCAATAAAATGGTACAAAATACATTTAAGCATCCCAAAATTAACCATTTTCATTATGCTTGGGTGGCATTTTGCGCCGGCGTAGGCGAAGAAATTTGCTTCAGGGCGGGTGTTCAACCATTAATAGGTTTGTTGCCTACCGCAATTATATTTATTGCTTTGCATGGCTATTTATTTTTATACAAAGAAAAAGGCTTTGTGCTTGCAGTTTTTTTTATGCTTTTGTTAAGTGTATTATTGGGTTTGGTATTTATTTATTTTGGTATTTTTGCCGCTATAATATTACATGCCGTTTACGATTATATTGTTATTTGGTATGTGGCAAAAAAAATGTAAGTTTGCGCACATATATAGTTGTTAAATAATTTTTAGAGCCAGTTTAAGCCCCGAACTAATATCCGGAATGCAACCTATAACGCTTTCGCCCCTTCATCAGGCAATTATTAAAGCCCTGTTGTACGCCGATATTTTTAATCATCCTTTAACCGCTAACGAAATAGCAGAATTTAGCAGCCACCCTCAAACGAATATACAACAGGTAGAAGCTGCTTTACCACACTTACTGGCAAAAGGGCTTATTTTTGCTTGTAAGAACTTTTATGGATTAAAAGCATATCCGGATATTGAAAAAATGGTCGCCGACCGCTTAATTGGCAACCAACGTGCCGAAAAAATACTACCGCTGGCTTTCCGGATTTCTAAATTTATTGGCAGTTTTCCTTTTGTACGGGGCGTTTTGCTTTCGGGCTCCTTGTCGAAAAATAGATTGGCAGCCGATGGCGATATTGATTATTTTATTATTGCCCAACCTAACCGGCTTTGGCTTACCCGAACCTTGTTGGTAGGATTTAAAAAATTGTTTTTGTTCAACTCGCATAAATACTTTTGTGTAAATTATTTTATTGATACCAACCATTTACAAATTGAAGAGCAAAACTTATTCTCGGCAACCGAGCTTATTACCTTGCTGCCAACCTATGGACAGCTACTTTACCCCAAATTTTGGCAGGCCAACAATTGGGTAAAACAATACTACCCAAATTCCGCACCACGCCCTTACACGCATTTGCCAATCGGTAAAGGCAATTGGCTTAAAAATGGAATGGAATGGGTGTTAAATAAAACTATTGCCAGCCGCATAGATAAATGGTGTATGCAAAAAACAATAAAACATTGGGTAAAGAACTATAGCGCGCAAATTGAGGCCGATGATTTTAAAATTGCTTTTAAATCAACCACCTACACATCAAAACACCACCCAAATCAATTTCAAAAAAAGGTGCTGGAAAAATTGAACGAAAAAATAGCCAATTATGAAGTTGTGCATCAACTTAGCCTAAACAGCACTATTTAATGCGCTTTTATTTTGATTATGCGCCTAATTTTGATTGAGACAGAATAAACTGCAAATTCCGGATGTCTATTAAACTTGAAAGACCATGCAGTAAGTTTTACGTGCTATTCCTGTTAAAAATGCTATCCGGATTTTTTTTTATTCTTTTTTCTAATCGCACGTAAAAATGAAAAACATTGCCTATGCCTTCTTTGGTTTGTTGTTTGTTGTTAAGCTACAAGCCTCAAATTACTATTTTTCGTTTAGTACAGGTAACGACTCTAACCCTATAAATTCACAAACCACCCCCTGGAAAACAATTACAAAACTCAACACACTCAGTTTATTACCCGGTGACACCGTTTTTTTTAAGCGCAACGATACCTGGCGCGGGCAAATTAACGCCAACCAAAGCGGTACTTTGGCCAAGCCTATTGTTTATACGGCATATAGCACAGGCAGTATGCCAAAAATAAGCGGTGCCGAGCTTGTATCGGGCTGGTCGGCCATGGGGAATTATTATACAGTGCCCTACACCACAACAGTTGGCAATTTTTTTATAGATGACGATGAAATGACCGTAGCCCGGTTTCCTAATTCAGGGTATTTAATACAAAGCGGCTCAAGCCAATCAACCATTAATTCGGCGCAAATTACCCAGCCCGAGGACTATTGGGCGGGCACCCGTGTATGTGTGCGCACCTGCCAGTGGGTTTGGGAAACAACCGCCGTAAATAGTTCAACCTCCGGAGGAAGCCTAACCGTAGCCCCCTTGCTCCAAATTTCGCCCATTGGCAATTACGGTTTTTTTATGTACAATAAATTAGCCGAATTAGATACTGCCCGCGAATGGTTTTACGATACTGCTGCCGACTTACTTTATTATTATCCACCAACGGGGCAAAACCCTAATAGTAAAATTTGCGAAGCTGCCGTTTATGACAATGGTTTGCAAATAAGTGATAATGTGTCGAACCTTGTGCTTGAAAATTTATGGTTCGATAAGCAAGCGCGAAATGGCATAGCAGTTTCAAACAATACTTCAACAAATATTAAAGTGAAGTATTGCACGTTTACCAAACAATTTTTAAGCGGAGTATTACTAAGAGGTAATTACCACCAAGTTTCAAACTGTTTTTTTAGACATTGCGACGGAAAAGGTGTAGAGGTAACACAAGGCGGAAAATCAATTATTAACCACAATGTTTTCAGGCAAATTGGCAGGTATAAAAACTCCGGAAGCGGCAAGCAAACTAACCTCGAAGCCATAAGCTTAGCTTTTGTTGACAGTGTGCATGTGCATCATAATAATATAGACAGTGTGGGCTATACGGGTATCCATGCCGATGGCACTAATCATATAGTTGAGTTTAATATTTTGGCTAATTGTATGCTGCTGCTTAACGACGGTGCGCCGCTTAAATCGTTTGGCGCACCCAGCAGTAATATCATTTATCGGTATAATTTTGTTTCGGCAACACCGGGCAATACCGAAGGCACCTATAATGCCAATTTTTTAACCCCCGGCATTTATTTTGATTTTGACGTAA
The sequence above is drawn from the Sphingobacteriales bacterium genome and encodes:
- a CDS encoding efflux RND transporter periplasmic adaptor subunit, which encodes MKHLTVLSFFILLLSACSTKAPSDKTQQLADLQAEQTKLNQQITTLQNELGVKAGDTSNKQSHRETPVALSEIKPTSFSHFLEIQGKVDALDNIGVSTKMPGIITAVFVVKGQQVKKGTLLATLDDAVFQQSVQELQNSLDFARTIYDKQKGLWDKQIGTEVQYLQAKNQVESLEKKLATLNQQSELYKVYSPLAGTVDEVNIKPGEGIAVGMPAFRVVSLSNLRVLVDIAESYYKDIKTGDAVEVIFPDLNKSVNASVKAKSNIINNLNRTFQAEIRLPANTDARPNMIANVKLKNYMAGNALVVPVNVIQNSEEGDYVFVADKDTNGNSVAHKRIVTTGKIYGSGAEILSGLKTGEKIITNGYQDLVNGQTIKF
- a CDS encoding TolC family protein, with the protein product MNRFLIFILLFLPLQFIAVQAQNTVSSDTVKLSLAEAHAFAVKNNLNNQISWMRVDAARGQVREVKSIGLPQVKASANYNFNAILPSSLVPADAFGFPPILPLANGDTLFIAQTPSEEKPEFMKLKFGTKNNIGFGLEATQLFFDGAYTLGLEAANLFIDQAKLSAEQNEYELKATITDAYFGALLLQENIDLLNKNVQVLSRVLNETSEFVKAGFAEQIEVDRLTLSKANLQTQVLQLERSYQIALDALRFTIGMDATQPLYLTEKLSNYLANAEQQIAVDFNALYAESLSKRKEMPLLQIQNTFRDLDIKQIKAKYLPSVVGFASGNLSYQGDNLNLFKSERWLPSSVLGLQASVPIFDGFQKKAQIQQRVILQKQAFKQEELFKRGVWLQIKQAQTKYLSAYESLNSQRDNIKLAEKIYNVTLEKYKAGIGSSLEIINAEAKLYETQGLYIKALYDLVAAKAALDKAVGR
- a CDS encoding TetR/AcrR family transcriptional regulator codes for the protein MDTALDKLLTVSQLLFLRFGIRNVTMDDIAREMGISKKTIYQFVENKADLICKGVTKHIQNDHSSCIALIEHQNQNAIAQMLYIANHVYRQLTTINFNLVFELRKFYPEIWQLLEKHRTEFVPKIISDNISKGISEGLYRQDIQADIITQLYLANSTVLITNTEFIKQNHQLTTLYTQMLKYHLFGIASTEGVKYLNKNFDQLFNNTKICFA
- a CDS encoding integration host factor subunit beta, which gives rise to MRKADLIQIIAERTGVPRVDVLVTVEQFLKEIKDNLSKGENVYIRGFGSFVTKKRAKKVGRNIKEGVSVDIPEQTMPVFKPAQQFINVVQGVVSNTTDTDSDDD
- a CDS encoding amidinotransferase, with product MLATPQTTDTVFMLRPAHFGLNHQTIATNVFQPQTKNNILSPITTQKIAQQALVEFDNFVSELKNVGINVLVINDSDNPVCPDAVFPNNWISFHKQGRAILYPLLAPNRRAERCPDFITQIGSKLSNITYKTIDFSYLEGEEIFLEGTGSLVLDHTHKIALANISERTTLKAVHLWCEQMQYTSLCFNALTKDNQPIYHTNVITCIGNNFIVFCLEVIKNPDEKAAIVQYIGQTNRRLIEISEEQMFKFAGNMLQLHNKFAENVLVCSKAAWQSLNANQQQQLKTLNKHLVLPNLETIEHYGGGSARCMLAEVFY
- a CDS encoding TlpA family protein disulfide reductase codes for the protein MLLIVFFSQCTGSKKTAASAGRALSINAVLKDFIFTDSGGVVFRPAKIAQFSNAYHHFYVGIVNRVGGEAFFVLPNIADTMIYNPHVCSAISSTYPNIFKVDEQYYELKKHSNKQINIELLKLQNNNIYPEATAQCFTKLPQNIQFTLLDNSIIDASAISKSKKYTYVDVWGTWCIGCLQEIPYLAQLHQNYSHKVQILSLSYNDEREKLEEFIKRKRMIWTQGLSSVELNNQLLTASFPYGLLLSPTGKVVLFDTNAKSVLDYFDKN
- a CDS encoding CPBP family intramembrane metalloprotease; this encodes MKKFSLKNYSPNNALIIMGWATLIGFSLLGLGLIYWVQAESLSRVFLSGKPLYLQILVGVGLGLLFGLIASLGAKKGVFEKTNKMVQNTFKHPKINHFHYAWVAFCAGVGEEICFRAGVQPLIGLLPTAIIFIALHGYLFLYKEKGFVLAVFFMLLLSVLLGLVFIYFGIFAAIILHAVYDYIVIWYVAKKM
- a CDS encoding nucleotidyltransferase domain-containing protein; protein product: MQPITLSPLHQAIIKALLYADIFNHPLTANEIAEFSSHPQTNIQQVEAALPHLLAKGLIFACKNFYGLKAYPDIEKMVADRLIGNQRAEKILPLAFRISKFIGSFPFVRGVLLSGSLSKNRLAADGDIDYFIIAQPNRLWLTRTLLVGFKKLFLFNSHKYFCVNYFIDTNHLQIEEQNLFSATELITLLPTYGQLLYPKFWQANNWVKQYYPNSAPRPYTHLPIGKGNWLKNGMEWVLNKTIASRIDKWCMQKTIKHWVKNYSAQIEADDFKIAFKSTTYTSKHHPNQFQKKVLEKLNEKIANYEVVHQLSLNSTI
- a CDS encoding right-handed parallel beta-helix repeat-containing protein; the protein is MKNIAYAFFGLLFVVKLQASNYYFSFSTGNDSNPINSQTTPWKTITKLNTLSLLPGDTVFFKRNDTWRGQINANQSGTLAKPIVYTAYSTGSMPKISGAELVSGWSAMGNYYTVPYTTTVGNFFIDDDEMTVARFPNSGYLIQSGSSQSTINSAQITQPEDYWAGTRVCVRTCQWVWETTAVNSSTSGGSLTVAPLLQISPIGNYGFFMYNKLAELDTAREWFYDTAADLLYYYPPTGQNPNSKICEAAVYDNGLQISDNVSNLVLENLWFDKQARNGIAVSNNTSTNIKVKYCTFTKQFLSGVLLRGNYHQVSNCFFRHCDGKGVEVTQGGKSIINHNVFRQIGRYKNSGSGKQTNLEAISLAFVDSVHVHHNNIDSVGYTGIHADGTNHIVEFNILANCMLLLNDGAPLKSFGAPSSNIIYRYNFVSATPGNTEGTYNANFLTPGIYFDFDVSSSLVAFNTIYNSPDVGIFFNGGTNNITALNNIVYGATHNAIFFNASSQPEPMNSMMVKHNKLFALNPLAYIYRQSPNQGTTDFTFGIIDSNYVFQPYSNYVAFRTPNSQFTFSGWQATGNDSHSKPSFVNWNLPTDNSVLFMNPSDTILVIGLGNTKYLDLDQNEICGILTLPPWQSEILINTTTTCNPCTYTPNLQGTSVNVCSNEQAVYTIPHITGATYEWTVTGGTIISGQGTNTITVLWDGAGTGTVQVLQFQ